In one window of Bradyrhizobium sp. AZCC 1721 DNA:
- a CDS encoding form I ribulose bisphosphate carboxylase large subunit — MNMHSMTVRGKDRYKSGVLEYKKMGYWEPDYEPKDTDIIALFRVTPQDGVDPIEASAAVAGESSTATWTVVWTDRLTAAEKYRAKCFRVDPVPNSQGQYFAYIAYDLDLFEPGSIANLSASIIGNVFGFKPLKALRLEDMRLPVAYVKTFQGPATGIVVERERMDKFGRPLLGATVKPKLGLSGRNYGRVVYEALKGGLDFTKDDENINSQPFMHWRERFLYCMEAVNKAQAATGEIKGTYLNVTAGTMEDMYERAEFAKELGSVIIMIDLVIGYTAIQSMAKWARRNDMILHLHRAGHSTYTRQRNHGVSFRVIAKWMRLAGVDHIHAGTVVGKLEGDPATTRGYYDICREDYNPMRLEHGVFFDQHWASLNKLMPVASGGIHAGQMHQLLDHLGEDVILQFGGGTIGHPMGIQAGATANRVALEAMILARNEGRDYLHEGPEILAKAAETCTPLKSALEVWKDVTFNYESTDTPDYVPTPSVAM, encoded by the coding sequence ATGAACATGCACTCGATGACTGTCCGCGGCAAGGATCGCTATAAATCCGGCGTCCTCGAATACAAGAAGATGGGCTATTGGGAGCCCGACTACGAGCCCAAGGACACCGACATCATCGCGCTGTTCCGCGTCACGCCGCAGGACGGGGTCGATCCGATCGAGGCGTCGGCGGCAGTCGCCGGTGAATCCTCGACCGCGACCTGGACCGTGGTGTGGACCGACCGGCTGACGGCGGCGGAGAAATACCGCGCCAAATGCTTTCGCGTCGATCCCGTCCCGAATTCGCAGGGACAGTATTTTGCCTATATCGCCTACGACCTCGACCTGTTCGAGCCCGGGTCGATTGCCAACCTCTCGGCCTCGATCATCGGCAACGTGTTCGGCTTCAAGCCGCTGAAGGCATTGCGGCTCGAGGACATGCGGCTGCCGGTGGCCTACGTGAAGACGTTCCAGGGGCCTGCGACAGGCATCGTGGTCGAGCGCGAGCGTATGGATAAGTTTGGCCGGCCGCTGCTCGGCGCCACGGTGAAGCCGAAGCTCGGCCTATCCGGGCGCAACTACGGGCGCGTGGTGTACGAGGCCCTGAAAGGCGGGCTCGATTTCACCAAGGACGACGAGAACATCAACTCGCAGCCGTTCATGCATTGGCGCGAGCGGTTTCTGTATTGCATGGAGGCGGTCAACAAGGCGCAGGCGGCGACCGGCGAGATCAAGGGCACCTATCTCAACGTCACCGCCGGCACCATGGAAGACATGTACGAGCGCGCCGAGTTTGCCAAGGAACTCGGCTCGGTCATCATCATGATCGATCTCGTGATCGGCTACACCGCGATCCAGTCGATGGCCAAGTGGGCGCGTCGCAATGACATGATCCTGCATCTGCATCGTGCCGGGCACTCGACCTATACGCGGCAGCGCAATCACGGGGTCTCGTTCCGGGTGATCGCGAAATGGATGCGGCTTGCGGGCGTCGATCACATCCATGCCGGCACCGTGGTCGGCAAGCTCGAGGGCGATCCGGCGACCACGCGCGGCTATTACGACATCTGCCGCGAGGACTACAATCCGATGCGGTTGGAGCACGGCGTGTTCTTCGACCAGCATTGGGCCAGCCTCAACAAGCTGATGCCGGTCGCGTCCGGCGGCATTCACGCAGGCCAGATGCATCAACTGCTCGATCATCTCGGCGAAGACGTGATCCTGCAGTTTGGTGGCGGCACGATCGGCCATCCGATGGGCATTCAGGCCGGCGCGACCGCCAACCGCGTGGCGTTGGAAGCCATGATCCTCGCGCGCAATGAAGGCCGCGACTATCTGCACGAGGGTCCTGAGATTCTCGCCAAGGCAGCAGAGACCTGTACGCCGTTGAAATCGGCGCTGGAGGTCTGGAAGGACGTCACCTTCAACTACGAATCGACCGACACACCAGACTACGTGCCCACGCCCAGCGTTGCGATGTAA
- the fba gene encoding class II fructose-bisphosphate aldolase (catalyzes the reversible aldol condensation of dihydroxyacetonephosphate and glyceraldehyde 3-phosphate in the Calvin cycle, glycolysis, and/or gluconeogenesis): MALITLRQLLDHAAERGYGVPAFNINNMEQGLAIMEAAAAVDAPVIIQASRGARSYANDIMLAKMIEALEEMYPQIPLCLHQDHGNEESTCATALQHGFTSVMMDGSLMADAKTPASYQYNVDITRRVVDMAHWIGASVEGELGVLGSLEHGGGEQEDGHGVEGEVSHDQLLTDPDQAVDFVRATKVDALAIAMGTSHGAYKFSRKPDGDILAMRVVEEIHHRLPNTHLVMHGSSSVPQPLQDAFNQFGGEMPQTWGVPVEEIVRGIKHGVRKVNIDTDCRLAMTAAFRKVATQSRNEFDPRKFLKPAMDGLRDLCRERFEQFGTAGHASHIKVIPLAEMARRYRSGALDPQIGEIADAAE; encoded by the coding sequence ATGGCGCTGATAACGCTGAGGCAATTACTGGATCATGCCGCCGAGCGTGGCTATGGCGTGCCGGCATTCAACATCAACAACATGGAGCAGGGCCTTGCCATCATGGAGGCGGCGGCTGCTGTCGATGCGCCCGTCATCATCCAGGCCTCGCGGGGCGCGCGCTCTTACGCCAACGATATCATGCTGGCAAAGATGATCGAGGCGCTGGAAGAGATGTATCCGCAGATCCCGCTCTGTCTGCACCAGGACCACGGCAACGAGGAGTCGACCTGCGCCACCGCGCTGCAGCACGGCTTCACTTCGGTGATGATGGACGGCTCGCTGATGGCCGATGCCAAGACCCCGGCGAGCTATCAGTACAACGTCGACATCACCCGCCGCGTGGTTGACATGGCGCACTGGATCGGCGCTTCGGTCGAAGGCGAACTGGGCGTGCTCGGCTCACTGGAGCATGGCGGCGGCGAGCAGGAGGACGGTCACGGCGTCGAAGGCGAGGTCAGCCACGACCAGTTGCTGACCGATCCGGATCAGGCGGTCGACTTCGTTCGCGCTACCAAGGTCGATGCGCTGGCGATTGCGATGGGGACTTCGCACGGCGCCTACAAATTTTCGCGCAAGCCGGACGGTGACATTCTTGCCATGAGGGTGGTCGAGGAAATCCATCACCGGCTGCCCAATACGCATCTGGTGATGCACGGCTCGTCCTCGGTGCCGCAGCCGCTGCAGGACGCATTCAACCAGTTCGGCGGCGAGATGCCGCAGACCTGGGGCGTGCCGGTCGAGGAAATCGTCCGCGGCATCAAGCACGGTGTCCGAAAGGTCAACATCGATACCGACTGCCGGTTGGCGATGACCGCGGCGTTCCGCAAGGTCGCAACGCAGAGCAGGAACGAGTTCGACCCGCGCAAATTTCTGAAACCGGCGATGGATGGCCTGCGCGATCTTTGCCGCGAACGCTTCGAGCAATTCGGCACGGCGGGGCATGCGTCCCACATCAAGGTCATCCCATTGGCCGAGATGGCGCGACGCTACCGTTCGGGTGCACTCGATCCACAAATCGGAGAAATAGCCGATGCCGCCGAATGA
- the tkt gene encoding transketolase translates to MNAPALSRIASRPDLSHAEMANAIRFLAIDAVEKAKSGHPGMPMGMADVATVLFSRFLKFDPLDPAWPDRDRFVLSAGHGSMLLYALLHLTGYEGMTLDELRAFRQWASKTPGHPEYGHTEGVETTTGPLGQGIATAVGMALAERLMNARFGDDCVDHFTYVIASDGCLMEGISHEAISLAGHLRLNRLIVLFDDNEISIDGATSLSCSDDQLARFKAAGWSASRIDGHDPEAIAAAIERARNSDRPSLIACRTIIGFGAPNRQGTEKVHGAPLGGEEAAKTRDALNWPHAPFEIPEAILAQWRQAGRRGHAARRCWIERTKRLSSDSRSPFHDALNRNLPCSYAQAMTKLRDDFATERPNIATRQASQRVIDAIAEALPNLLGGSADLTHSNLTRARTQRPVQPGSFAGSYIHYGVREHAMAAAMNGIALHGGFIPYGGTFLSFADYSRPAIRLAALMNIRVIHVMTHDSIGLGEDGPTHQPVEHLASLRAIPNLLVFRPGDAIETAEAWDCALRAQASPSVLCLSRQALPAFREDGGDNLVARGAYVVVEPEGGRDVSLIATGSEVSIAIEAAKALAMDNVRAAVVSAPCFELFRQQSHEYRAEVLGDAPRIGVEAAVEGDWARWLGDGGEFVGMTGFGASAPAETLYREFGITANAVAIAAMRCIARSRMTATWA, encoded by the coding sequence ATGAACGCTCCCGCTCTGTCCCGCATAGCCAGCCGCCCGGATCTGTCACACGCAGAGATGGCGAACGCCATACGCTTCCTGGCGATCGACGCTGTTGAAAAGGCGAAGTCCGGTCATCCGGGCATGCCGATGGGCATGGCTGACGTCGCGACCGTTCTGTTTTCGCGCTTCCTCAAGTTCGATCCCTTGGACCCGGCGTGGCCGGATCGCGACCGCTTCGTGTTGTCGGCCGGCCATGGCTCGATGCTGCTGTATGCGCTTCTGCACCTCACCGGGTACGAAGGCATGACGCTGGACGAACTCAGGGCCTTCCGCCAGTGGGCGTCGAAGACACCGGGACACCCCGAATATGGCCATACGGAGGGCGTTGAGACGACCACCGGACCTCTCGGGCAGGGCATTGCCACGGCCGTCGGTATGGCGCTGGCCGAGCGGCTGATGAACGCCCGCTTCGGCGACGACTGCGTCGATCATTTCACCTACGTAATCGCGAGCGACGGCTGCCTGATGGAGGGGATCAGCCACGAGGCGATCTCGCTGGCCGGGCATCTCAGGCTCAATCGTCTGATCGTGCTGTTCGATGACAACGAAATCTCGATCGACGGCGCCACGTCACTGTCATGCTCGGATGATCAGCTCGCACGGTTCAAGGCGGCGGGGTGGTCGGCCAGCCGAATCGACGGCCACGATCCCGAAGCGATCGCGGCCGCGATCGAGCGGGCGCGCAACAGCGACCGGCCGTCGCTGATTGCCTGCCGCACGATCATCGGCTTCGGCGCGCCGAACCGTCAGGGAACCGAGAAAGTCCATGGCGCGCCGCTGGGTGGCGAAGAAGCCGCCAAAACCCGCGATGCGCTGAACTGGCCGCACGCGCCGTTCGAGATCCCGGAAGCCATCCTCGCGCAGTGGCGTCAGGCAGGCCGCCGCGGGCATGCCGCCCGCCGCTGCTGGATCGAACGGACCAAGCGTCTGAGTTCGGATTCCCGTTCGCCATTTCACGATGCGCTGAATCGCAACCTGCCGTGCAGCTATGCGCAAGCAATGACAAAGCTGCGCGATGACTTCGCGACTGAGCGACCGAATATTGCCACCCGGCAGGCGTCGCAGCGCGTGATTGATGCAATCGCCGAGGCGCTGCCCAATCTGCTCGGTGGCTCGGCGGATCTCACGCATTCCAACCTGACGCGGGCCAGGACCCAGCGGCCGGTGCAGCCCGGTTCATTTGCAGGCAGCTATATTCACTATGGCGTCCGCGAGCATGCCATGGCGGCGGCGATGAACGGCATCGCGCTGCATGGCGGCTTCATCCCCTATGGCGGTACGTTCCTCAGCTTCGCCGACTATAGCCGTCCGGCGATCCGGCTAGCGGCGCTGATGAACATTCGTGTCATCCATGTGATGACGCACGACTCCATCGGGCTGGGCGAGGATGGCCCCACCCACCAGCCGGTCGAACATCTGGCATCGCTTCGGGCGATCCCCAATCTGCTGGTCTTCCGACCGGGTGATGCCATCGAGACCGCCGAGGCGTGGGACTGCGCGCTGCGGGCGCAGGCCAGTCCGTCCGTGCTGTGTCTGTCGCGGCAAGCGCTGCCTGCCTTCCGCGAGGACGGTGGTGACAATCTGGTCGCGCGGGGCGCCTATGTCGTCGTTGAGCCGGAGGGCGGACGCGATGTCTCGCTGATTGCGACCGGGTCGGAAGTCTCGATCGCCATCGAGGCTGCGAAAGCGCTCGCAATGGATAATGTTCGCGCGGCCGTCGTCTCGGCCCCGTGCTTCGAGTTGTTCCGTCAGCAGTCGCACGAGTACCGGGCGGAGGTTCTTGGAGATGCCCCGCGGATCGGGGTCGAAGCCGCGGTCGAGGGCGACTGGGCGCGCTGGCTCGGCGACGGTGGCGAATTCGTCGGTATGACCGGCTTTGGCGCATCAGCGCCGGCGGAAACACTCTATCGCGAATTCGGCATTACCGCGAACGCCGTCGCCATAGCGGCTATGCGCTGCATCGCGCGGTCAAGAATGACGGCAACCTGGGCATGA